From a region of the Toxotes jaculatrix isolate fToxJac2 chromosome 7, fToxJac2.pri, whole genome shotgun sequence genome:
- the prlhr2a gene encoding prolactin releasing hormone receptor 2a, producing the protein MEGAGSGWAPELTTPRATHDVNGNDTGQVFEVALQNSSSKGSPQFVGVELLQSFKPLIIPCHTLVALVGVFGNYLLLYVICRTRKMHNVTNFFIGNLAFSDMLMCATCVPFTLAYAFNPHGWVFGSFMCYLVYLIQPVTVYVSVFTLTAIGVDRYYATVHPLRKRISVLACTYLLSGIWLLSCGLVAPAVAHTYHVEFKNEGFTICEEFWMGQERERLVYAYSTLFITYVLPLSALCISYLCISVKLRNCVVPGHHTQSQAVARRMRKRKTFRLVSLVVAAFGICWMPISVFNVLRDIDIDLIDKRYFLLIQLLCHLCAMSSSCCNPFLYAWLHDRFRAELRKMFTCRRRIGISANNCATASVVL; encoded by the exons ATGGAGGGCGCAGGCAGCGGCTGGGCACCTGAGCTCACCACACCACGTGCCACGCACGACGTGAATGGCAATGACACGGGTCAGGTCTTTGAGGTGGCCCTGCAGAACAGCTCCTCCAAGGGCAGCCCTCAGTTCGTTGGCgtggagctgctgcagtccTTCAAGCCGCTCATCATTCCCTGCCACACCCTGGTGGCTCTGGTGGGCGTGTTTGGCAACTACCTGCTCCTCTACGTCATTTGCCGCACGCGCAAAATGCACAACGTCACCAACTTTTTCATCGGAAACCTGGCCTTCTCCGACATGCTGATGTGCGCCACATGTGTCCCCTTCACGCTGGCCTACGCCTTCAACCCACACGGCTGGGTCTTTGGGAGTTTCATGTGCTACCTGGTGTACCTCATCCAGCCCGTGACGGTGTACGTGTCAGTCTTCACTCTCACTGCCATCGGTGTGGACAG ATACTATGCCACAGTTCATCCTCTGAGAAAGCGCATCTCAGTCTTGGCGTGCACCTACCTTCTGTCAGGGATCTGGCTGCTGTCCTGCGGTCTGGTGGCTCCAGCTGTGGCCCACACCTACCACGTGGAGTTTAAGAACGAGGGCTTCACCATCTGCGAGGAGTTCTGGATGGGCCAGGAGAGGGAGCGGCTGGTTTATGCGTACAGCACTCTCTTCATCACCTACGTCCTCCCTCTGTCGGCGCTCTGCATCTCATACCTGTGCATCTCCGTCAAACTGCGGAACTGTGTCGTACCTGGCCACCATACCCAGAGCCAGGCAGTGGCTCGGCGCATGCGCAAACGCAAAACCTTCCGCCTGGTTAGCTTGGTGGTGGCGGCGTTTGGCATTTGCTGGATGCCCATTAGCGTCTTCAACGTTCTGCGGGACATTGACATTGACCTGATTGATAAGCGATACTTTCTGCTCATTCAGCTGCTCTGTCACCTGTGTGCCATGAGCTCATCCTGCTGTAATCCTTTCCTCTACGCCTGGCTGCACGACCGCTTCCGCGCTGAGTTACGCAAAATGTTCACGTGTCGCCGACGCATCGGAATCTCGGCCAATAACTGCGCCACAGCCAGCGTGGTTTTGtga
- the rab11fip1a gene encoding rab11 family-interacting protein 1 isoform X1 has protein sequence MSLAEQSQQWFPTSVQVTVHQARNLRSKGKNGTNDAYAIIQVAKDKFSTSVAEKCIAPVWKEEASFDLPLFHPGNAERCTLYIIVMHRAQVGLDKFLGQAVINLLDLHDNKSRKKTDWFKLVDKTGKVDKERGEVLLDVQFMRNNMSASMFDLSMQDKPRSRISKLKDKVRGKKKDGFSDSASAIVPPVSQVLTDSEGEADAQSLNQSPGSKKKSKLKSLFAPKSNLQRNISQSMSTLGTLPEKNSSLSGSRSSGLNVDSPEVKKKFKLLGHKRTGSSDSKVSQGPFSLLGRSKQSNSDLNNLCINGSHVYTEEAEPKSGSTLSLNSSGQGSVEDVRKYSSDIPADSFKSVPVPTNRYEATDRATLEQQRHQEEEEGRQAEAKRLVEEERNRAEAKRRQEEEERRYQEEQERKRRFLEDEAKRKKQKEEEEERRKEEEERKRLEVVENSKLQEERRKAEEQKRQEEASMSDRLSTLFGMIRKKEEKKEEVEQLPKEVLPTPAPRSDSREFDQPISRQSTNPFEDIPLSLDPTVSSNESPADDQKSSRNSQTPSATVFLNRTAKVSAVKPRLAQSVESEPADCQTPTQLCPSPATSESTLCSVPSESPDNFSSLHSSLAPPNISRSLSGSSRGSTGNLSSVESVESSPTMADKKRKAPMPPSYSVHVNQTGGTDIPVREIKNPGYVEADGSQQGKNMSLPLPDYETLFPVKRHGVQGHTRWDHLIAEVNQRHRDTASEFLGPEMSVDGPEEHEPSPRSSISERSSAVRHYQTHLPETKPLSSKKVAAPAPPKPVTSPQPQSVVVSSQRQSQNIAHQTATRPNPSPVPGPVNTDISSRESLSGTSRQGVRKVLHPSPAASLVPRPTSQMNTPSDDQRKVQVSMNKEAPTAKPRQRVSGKEPTEQENSAVNPDRNMTSNTKTPSNTQTFSQTVSSMDKNGGQAEENFVEFDPFPNTGLLSKDPWAELKPNQEIDDLFTGNTQKELKPEDRGMTEDDLEKIFSQEKPIDPFASFNGSDSDKRSEYRKKDDDTKQASPVFQRRNSQRQKQILPSKTLSDKKVFKSQPEPAYKEGTTITAAGQGLPTRDVMNESVTLQPQAVVKTQSNFYGGEDLFGAEPFTVPSALKSSEPLQVVMEEPAGGVSGGRTLLRAWVSPSEGQPVSAQNSNGGGLALTPRRPHPVKPLTTVESQHANSTQAVKEIKAWDSTPGKIKVADSGESGPYTQLTQEELITLVVKQQSDLSKKDAKIIELEDYIDNLVLRVIEEKPSILQALSHAKPT, from the exons ATGTCTCTGGCCGAGCAGAGCCAGCAGTGGTTTCCTACGAGTGTCCAGGTAACGGTGCATCAGGCTCGGAACCTGCGCTCCAAAGGCAAGAATGGCACCAACGACGCCTATGCCATCATCCAGGTGGCCAAGGACAAGTTTTCCACCTCTGTGGCTGAGAAGTGTATCGCTCCAGTGTGGAAAGAAGAGGCTTCGTTTGACCTGCCGCTGTTCCACCCGGGTAACGCTGAACGCTGTACGCTGTACATCATAGTAATGCACCGTGCCCAGGTGGGGCTCGACAAGTTCTTGGGTCAAGCTGTGATAAACTTACTGGATCTTCATGACAACAAGTCTCGCAAAAAGACAGA ttgGTTCAAACTGGTGGATAAGACCGGGAAAGTGGACAAGGAGCGAGGGGAGGTGCTGCTCGATGTACAGTTCATGAGAAACAACATGTCAGCTAGCATGTTTGACCTTTCTATGCAGGACAAACCCCGCTCCCGCATCTCCAAGCTGAAAGACAAAGTCCGTGGGAAGAAAAAGGATGGCTTCTCTGACTCTGCTTCAGCTATTGTTCCCCCTGTCAGCCAGGTCCTCACAGACAGTGAGGGCGAGGCTGATGCACAGTCACTCAATCAGTCTCCAGgatcaaaaaagaaatcaaagctcAAAAGCCTCTTCGCCCCCAAATCAAACCTGCAGCGTAATATCTCGCAGTCCATGTCTACACTGGGCACACTTCCCGAGAAGAACTCATCTCTCAGTGGCAGCCGCTCATCTGGCCTCAATGTAGACTCCCCTGAAG TTAAGAAGAAATTCAAATTGCTGGGTCACAAGCGAACAGGCAGCTCTGACAGCAAGGTGTCTCAGGGGCCTTTCTCCCTACTGGGTCGCTCCAAGCAGAGCAACAGTGACCTGAACAACCTGTGCATCAACGGCAGCCATGTGtacacagaggaggcagagccCAAGAGCGGGTCTACACTCAGTCTGAACAGCTCAGGCCAAGGCTCTGTGGAGGATGTCCGCAAATACAGCTCTGACATCCCTGCAGATTCCTTTAAAAGTGTACCTGTCCCCACCAACAGGTATGAGGCTACAGACAGAGCCACACTGGAGCAACAGCGCCatcaagaggaggaggagggaaggcaGGCAGAAGCAAAGAGGCTggtggaagaggagagaaacagagcagaggccAAGAGAcggcaggaggaagaggagcgcaGATACCAAGAGgaacaggagaggaagagacgCTTCCTCGAGGAtgaagcaaagaggaagaaacagaaggaggaggaggaagagagaagaaaggaagaggaagagcgCAAGAGGCTGGAAGTAGTAGAGAATTCTAAGCTTCAGGAAGAGCGTCGCaaagcagaggagcagaaacGACAGGAAGAGGCCTCCATGAGCGACAGGCTGTCAACTCTGTTTGGAATGatcagaaagaaggaggagaaaaaagaggaggtaGAGCAACTTCCCAAAGAGGTGTTACCTACACCAGCCCCTCGGAGTGACTCAAGAGAGTTTGATCAACCTATCTCCCGCCAGTCCACCAACCCATTTGAGGACATCCCCCTCAGCTTAGATCCTACAGTCAGCAGTAATGAAAGCCCAGCTGATGATCAGAAATCCAGTCGCAACTCACAAACCCCCTCTGCCACGGTCTTCCTCAACCGCACCGCTAAAGTGTCTGCAGTCAAACCCAG ATTGGCTCAGTCTGTGGAGTCTGAACCCGCTGACTGCCAAACCCCCACTCAGCTGTGTCCTTCCCCAGCCACCTCTGAGTCCACCCTCTGTAGTGTCCCATCTGAGTCCCCTGATAATTTCTCCAGCCTGCACTCATCCTTGGCTCCTCCAAATATAAGTCGAAGCCTGTCTGGTTCCAGCCGAGGCAGCACAGGGAATTTGTCATCTGTGGAATCAGTGGAATCTTCACCCACCATGGcagacaagaagagaaaagccCCCATGCCGCCCTCGTATTCTGTACATGTGAACCAAACTGGAGGAACTGACATTCCTGTCAGAGAGATCAAGAACCCTGGATATGTAGAGGCAGACGGATCACAACAAGGCAAAAATATGTCTTTACCACTTCCTGATTACGAAACTCTCTTTCCAGTGAAGAGGCATGGCGTACAAGGGCACACTCGATGGGATCATTTAATAGCTGAGGTCAATCAGAGACACAGGGACACAGCATCTGAATTTCTGGGTCCAGAGATGAGTGTGGATGGCCCAGAGGAGCATGAACCAAGTCCCAGATCTTCCATATCAGAGAGGAGTTCTGCTGTGAGGCATTATCAAACACACCTTCCAGAGACCAAACCTTTGTCATCCAAAAAAGTAGCAGCCCCAGCTCCCCCTAAACCAGTCACATCTCCACAGCCTCAATCAGTAGTGGTTTCTAGTCAAAGACAAAGCCAGAACATTGCTCACCAAACTGCCACGAGGCCTAATCCGTCTCCAGTCCCAGGACCTGTAAACACAGACATCTCGAGCAGAGAAAGTCTGTCAGGGACATCCAGGCAAGGAGTGAGGAAGGTGTTGCACCCATCTCCTGCAGCATCACTTGTACCTAGACCAACTAGTCAAATGAATACTCCATCAGATGATCAAAGAAAAGTGCAGGTCTCCATGAACAAAGAAGCACCCACAGCTAAACCCAGACAGAGGGTTAGTGGCAAAGAGCCAACAGAACAAGAAAATTCTGCTGTGAATCCAGACAGAAATATGACAAGTAACACCAAAACTCCCAGTAACACTCAGACATTTAGTCAGACTGTGAGTAGCATGGACAAAAATGGCGGGCAGGCAGAGGAGAACTTTGTGGAGTTTGACCCATTCCCCAATACTGGGCTTCTTTCCAAAGACCCATGGGCAGAGCTGAAGCCGAACCAAGAAATCGACGACCTTTTCACCGgcaacacacagaaagagctgaaacCTGAAGATCGGGGAATGACAGAAGATGATCTTGAGAAAATCTTTAGTCAAGAGAAGCCAATAGATCCCTTTGCTAGTTTTAATGGCAGTGATTCAGACAAACGCAGTGAATACAGGAAAAAAGACGACGATACAAAGCAAGCCAGTCCTGTTTTCCAAAGACGGAATtctcagagacaaaaacagattctTCCATCAAAAACTCTCTCAGATAAAAAAGTTTTCAAGTCTCAACCAGAACCAGCATATAAAGAAGGAACAACCATAACTGCAGCCGGTCAAGGCCTCCCCACAAGAGATGTCATGAATGAGTCTGTCACACTTCAGCCTCAAGCTgttgtgaaaacacaaagcaatttCTATGGAGGAGAAGATCTATTCGGAGCTGAACCTTTTACTGTGCCCTCTGCTTTGAAGTCATCTGAGCCCCTCCAGGTAGTTATGGAGGAACCAGCAGGAGGTGTGTCTGGGGGAAGGACACTTTTGCGAGCATGGGTCTCACCGTCTGAGGGTCAGCCTGTCAGTGCGCAGAATAGCAATGGAGGTGGGCTAGCCTTAACTCCACGCAG GCCTCATCCCGTGAAGCCCCTGACCACAGTTGAGAGCCAACATGCCAACAGCACACAAGCTGTGAAAGAGATAAAGGCCTGGGACAGCACACCAGGGAAGATTAAG GTGGCAGACTCAGGTGAAAGTGGACCTTACACTCAGCTGACCCAGGAAGAGTTGATCACACTGGTGGTAAAGCAGCAATCAGACCTGTCCAAGAAGGACGCCAAGATCATTGAGCTGGAAGATTACATCGACAACCTGGTGCTCCGCGTCATCGAGGAGAAACCCAGTATCCTACAAGCCCTTAGCCATGCCAAGCCAACGTAA
- the rab11fip1a gene encoding rab11 family-interacting protein 1 isoform X2: protein MSLAEQSQQWFPTSVQVTVHQARNLRSKGKNGTNDAYAIIQVAKDKFSTSVAEKCIAPVWKEEASFDLPLFHPGNAERCTLYIIVMHRAQVGLDKFLGQAVINLLDLHDNKSRKKTDWFKLVDKTGKVDKERGEVLLDVQFMRNNMSASMFDLSMQDKPRSRISKLKDKVRGKKKDGFSDSASAIVPPVSQVLTDSEGEADAQSLNQSPGSKKKSKLKSLFAPKSNLQRNISQSMSTLGTLPEKNSSLSGSRSSGLNVDSPEVKKKFKLLGHKRTGSSDSKVSQGPFSLLGRSKQSNSDLNNLCINGSHVYTEEAEPKSGSTLSLNSSGQGSVEDVRKYSSDIPADSFKSVPVPTNRYEATDRATLEQQRHQEEEEGRQAEAKRLVEEERNRAEAKRRQEEEERRYQEEQERKRRFLEDEAKRKKQKEEEEERRKEEEERKRLEVVENSKLQEERRKAEEQKRQEEASMSDRLSTLFGMIRKKEEKKEEVEQLPKEVLPTPAPRSDSREFDQPISRQSTNPFEDIPLSLDPTVSSNESPADDQKSSRNSQTPSATVFLNRTAKVSAVKPRPHPVKPLTTVESQHANSTQAVKEIKAWDSTPGKIKVADSGESGPYTQLTQEELITLVVKQQSDLSKKDAKIIELEDYIDNLVLRVIEEKPSILQALSHAKPT from the exons ATGTCTCTGGCCGAGCAGAGCCAGCAGTGGTTTCCTACGAGTGTCCAGGTAACGGTGCATCAGGCTCGGAACCTGCGCTCCAAAGGCAAGAATGGCACCAACGACGCCTATGCCATCATCCAGGTGGCCAAGGACAAGTTTTCCACCTCTGTGGCTGAGAAGTGTATCGCTCCAGTGTGGAAAGAAGAGGCTTCGTTTGACCTGCCGCTGTTCCACCCGGGTAACGCTGAACGCTGTACGCTGTACATCATAGTAATGCACCGTGCCCAGGTGGGGCTCGACAAGTTCTTGGGTCAAGCTGTGATAAACTTACTGGATCTTCATGACAACAAGTCTCGCAAAAAGACAGA ttgGTTCAAACTGGTGGATAAGACCGGGAAAGTGGACAAGGAGCGAGGGGAGGTGCTGCTCGATGTACAGTTCATGAGAAACAACATGTCAGCTAGCATGTTTGACCTTTCTATGCAGGACAAACCCCGCTCCCGCATCTCCAAGCTGAAAGACAAAGTCCGTGGGAAGAAAAAGGATGGCTTCTCTGACTCTGCTTCAGCTATTGTTCCCCCTGTCAGCCAGGTCCTCACAGACAGTGAGGGCGAGGCTGATGCACAGTCACTCAATCAGTCTCCAGgatcaaaaaagaaatcaaagctcAAAAGCCTCTTCGCCCCCAAATCAAACCTGCAGCGTAATATCTCGCAGTCCATGTCTACACTGGGCACACTTCCCGAGAAGAACTCATCTCTCAGTGGCAGCCGCTCATCTGGCCTCAATGTAGACTCCCCTGAAG TTAAGAAGAAATTCAAATTGCTGGGTCACAAGCGAACAGGCAGCTCTGACAGCAAGGTGTCTCAGGGGCCTTTCTCCCTACTGGGTCGCTCCAAGCAGAGCAACAGTGACCTGAACAACCTGTGCATCAACGGCAGCCATGTGtacacagaggaggcagagccCAAGAGCGGGTCTACACTCAGTCTGAACAGCTCAGGCCAAGGCTCTGTGGAGGATGTCCGCAAATACAGCTCTGACATCCCTGCAGATTCCTTTAAAAGTGTACCTGTCCCCACCAACAGGTATGAGGCTACAGACAGAGCCACACTGGAGCAACAGCGCCatcaagaggaggaggagggaaggcaGGCAGAAGCAAAGAGGCTggtggaagaggagagaaacagagcagaggccAAGAGAcggcaggaggaagaggagcgcaGATACCAAGAGgaacaggagaggaagagacgCTTCCTCGAGGAtgaagcaaagaggaagaaacagaaggaggaggaggaagagagaagaaaggaagaggaagagcgCAAGAGGCTGGAAGTAGTAGAGAATTCTAAGCTTCAGGAAGAGCGTCGCaaagcagaggagcagaaacGACAGGAAGAGGCCTCCATGAGCGACAGGCTGTCAACTCTGTTTGGAATGatcagaaagaaggaggagaaaaaagaggaggtaGAGCAACTTCCCAAAGAGGTGTTACCTACACCAGCCCCTCGGAGTGACTCAAGAGAGTTTGATCAACCTATCTCCCGCCAGTCCACCAACCCATTTGAGGACATCCCCCTCAGCTTAGATCCTACAGTCAGCAGTAATGAAAGCCCAGCTGATGATCAGAAATCCAGTCGCAACTCACAAACCCCCTCTGCCACGGTCTTCCTCAACCGCACCGCTAAAGTGTCTGCAGTCAAACCCAG GCCTCATCCCGTGAAGCCCCTGACCACAGTTGAGAGCCAACATGCCAACAGCACACAAGCTGTGAAAGAGATAAAGGCCTGGGACAGCACACCAGGGAAGATTAAG GTGGCAGACTCAGGTGAAAGTGGACCTTACACTCAGCTGACCCAGGAAGAGTTGATCACACTGGTGGTAAAGCAGCAATCAGACCTGTCCAAGAAGGACGCCAAGATCATTGAGCTGGAAGATTACATCGACAACCTGGTGCTCCGCGTCATCGAGGAGAAACCCAGTATCCTACAAGCCCTTAGCCATGCCAAGCCAACGTAA